The Skermanella rosea sequence GCGGCCCACTGGATGGGCACTGACGATGTCGGCCGGGACGTGATGTCCCGCCTGATCCACGGCAGCCGGGCCTCGCTCTCCGCGGGCATCATCTCGGTCGTCATCGCCCTGGCGATCGGCGTGCCGCTGGGCGTCGTCTCCGGCTATTACGGCGGCTGGCTGGACGCCGTGATCTCCCGCGTGACGGAGGCGGTGCTGGCCTGCCCGTTCCTGATCCTGGCGATCGCGCTGGCGGCCTTCCTCGGCCCCAGCCTGACCAACGCGATGATCGCGATCGGCATCTCCGCCGCCCCGATCTTCGCGAGGCTGGCGCGCGGGCAGGTGCTGTCGGTCAAGACCGAGGACTATGTCCAGGGCGCCCGGGCGGTCGGCTGCTCCGACCTGCGGATCATCGGCCGCTACATCCTGCCCAACATCTTCCCGCCGCTGCTGGTCCAATCCACCCTGACCATCGCCACCGCGATCATCGCGGAGGCCAGCCTGTCCTTCCTCGGCCTCGGCCAGCAGCCGCCCGACCCGAGCTGGGGAAGCATGCTCAACACCGCCAAGAACTTCATCACCCAGGCGCCCTGGATGGCGATCTGGCCGGGCATCGCGATCTTCGTGGTGGTCTTCGGCTTCAACATCCTGGGTGACGGGCTGCGCGACGCGCTGGACCCGCGCGACAGCCGCTGAACGAAGAAAACCAAAGGGAATCGCTCATAATGTTCACCACCCGTCCGGAAATCCTCGGCACCTTCGGCGCCGTCACCTCGACCCACTGGCTGGCCTCGGCCGCCGGCATGGCGGTGCTGGAGAAGGGCGGCAACGCCTTCGACGCCGCCGTCGCCACCGGCTTCGTCCTGCAGATCGTCGAGCCGCACCTGAACGGACCTGCCGGCGAGGTGCCGATCCTGATCTACAACGCGTCGGAGGACCGGGTCCGCGTGATCTGCGGCCAGGGCACCGCGCCGGGTGCCGCGACGATCCAGGCCTATCGCGACCAGGGCCTGTCGCTGATCCCCGGTACCGGCCTGCTCGCCGCCGTGGTCCCCGGCGCGTTCGACGCTTGGCTGACCATGCTGCGCGACCACGGCACCATGGAGCTGGCCGACGTACTGGAGCCGGCGATCTACTACGCCGAGACCGGGCATCCCATGCTGGCCCGCGTCTCCCAGTCGATCGACACGGTCAGCGCCATGTTCCGGGAGGACTGGCCGACCTCCGCCGCGACCTGGCTGCCGAACGGCGAGGTGCCGAAGCCGGGCGCCCTGTTCCGCAACGAACGCCTGGCCGCCACGTACAAGCGACTGGTGCGCGAGGCCCAGGGGCCGACCCGCGAGTCCCGCATCCAGGCCGCCCGCGACCAGTTCTACCAGGGCTTCGTGGCCGAGGCGATCGACAGCTTCTGCCGGACCAACGAGGTGATGGACGTCTCCGGCCGCCGCCACCGCGGGCTGCTGAGCGGGCAGGACATGGCCGGCTGGAAGGCGACCTACGAGGACCCGCTGACCTACGACTACCGCAACTATACCGTCTGCAAGACCGGCCCCTGGGGCCAGGGTCCCGTCTTCCTCCAGCAGATCGCCCTGCTGAAGGGCTTCGACCTCGACAGCATGGACCCGAACGGCCCCGACTTCATCCATACCGTAATCGAGTGCATGAAGCTCGCCTTCGCCGACCGGGAGGCCTATTACGGCGATCCGGACTTCGTCGAGGTACCGGTCGAGACCCTGCTGTCCGACGCCTACAACGACGAGCGCCGCAAGCTGGTCGGCGACACGGCGTCGCTGGAGTTGCGGCCGGGCCGCATCCCCGGCTTCGAGGGGCAGGCCGACCGGGCGGTTCCCGGCGTCGCGGGCCATGCCGGGAGCGACAGCGGCGCCGGGGCCGGCGAGCCGACCATGGCGCACCTGTCCGAGCAGCGCGGCGAGCGGCGGGGCGACACCTGCCATATCGACGTCATCGACCGCTGGGGCAACATGGTTTCCGCGACGCCCAGCGGCGGCTGGCTGCAAAGCTCCCCCATCATCCCGGAGCTGGGCTTCGCCCTGACCAGCCGGGCGCAGATGTTCTGGCTGGAGGAAGGCCTGCCGTCCAGCCTGGCGCCGGGCAAGCGCCCGCGCACGACGCTGACCCCGTCCATGGCGCTGCGCGACGGCAAGCCTTACCTGGCCTTCGGCACGCCGGGCGGCGACCAGCAGGACCAGTGGCAGCCGATCTTCTTCCTGCGCCATGTCCATTACGGGCTGAACCTGCAGGAGACGATCGACCAGCCGCTGTTCCACACCGACCATTTCCCGGGCTCGTTCTATCCGCGCGCCAGCCGCCCGGGCAGCCTTTCGGTGGAGGCGAATCTACCCGCCTCGACCATTGAGGAATTGCTGCGGCGCGGGCATAACGTGGAAGTAATGCCCGAATGGTCGATCGGCCGTTTGTGCGCGGCATCCCGGGAGCAGGGCATCATCAAGGCTGCGGCGACGCCGCGCCTGATGCAGGCCTACGCGATCGGGCGTTAAGACCTGCGTTAAGATAAGGGGGGCTCCCTCCTTCCGGGGAGGAAGGAGCCCTTCCAAGG is a genomic window containing:
- a CDS encoding gamma-glutamyltransferase family protein, whose product is MFTTRPEILGTFGAVTSTHWLASAAGMAVLEKGGNAFDAAVATGFVLQIVEPHLNGPAGEVPILIYNASEDRVRVICGQGTAPGAATIQAYRDQGLSLIPGTGLLAAVVPGAFDAWLTMLRDHGTMELADVLEPAIYYAETGHPMLARVSQSIDTVSAMFREDWPTSAATWLPNGEVPKPGALFRNERLAATYKRLVREAQGPTRESRIQAARDQFYQGFVAEAIDSFCRTNEVMDVSGRRHRGLLSGQDMAGWKATYEDPLTYDYRNYTVCKTGPWGQGPVFLQQIALLKGFDLDSMDPNGPDFIHTVIECMKLAFADREAYYGDPDFVEVPVETLLSDAYNDERRKLVGDTASLELRPGRIPGFEGQADRAVPGVAGHAGSDSGAGAGEPTMAHLSEQRGERRGDTCHIDVIDRWGNMVSATPSGGWLQSSPIIPELGFALTSRAQMFWLEEGLPSSLAPGKRPRTTLTPSMALRDGKPYLAFGTPGGDQQDQWQPIFFLRHVHYGLNLQETIDQPLFHTDHFPGSFYPRASRPGSLSVEANLPASTIEELLRRGHNVEVMPEWSIGRLCAASREQGIIKAAATPRLMQAYAIGR
- a CDS encoding ABC transporter permease, coding for MSITNAVATATRSAKPRSRSRVWRKLGRNKTALAGGVIVLLFVLMAIAAPLIAPYEPNVSSWLTVRKAPSAAHWMGTDDVGRDVMSRLIHGSRASLSAGIISVVIALAIGVPLGVVSGYYGGWLDAVISRVTEAVLACPFLILAIALAAFLGPSLTNAMIAIGISAAPIFARLARGQVLSVKTEDYVQGARAVGCSDLRIIGRYILPNIFPPLLVQSTLTIATAIIAEASLSFLGLGQQPPDPSWGSMLNTAKNFITQAPWMAIWPGIAIFVVVFGFNILGDGLRDALDPRDSR